A portion of the Quercus lobata isolate SW786 unplaced genomic scaffold, ValleyOak3.0 Primary Assembly Scq3eQI_2011, whole genome shotgun sequence genome contains these proteins:
- the LOC115973543 gene encoding uncharacterized protein LOC115973543, giving the protein MDGFREVVNACSFKDLGYCGPDFTWCNMQEGDDRIYLRLDRALATNDWINYFNGTRVLHLVESTSDHCALLIADSIAVQPLRKRRFHFEEMWTKKEECKEIIKNAWEGCLHRGTPECISSGIQNCAADLARWNKSVFGYVPKQI; this is encoded by the coding sequence ATGGATGGGTTCCGGGAGGTAGTTAATGCATGCAGCTTTAAAGACTTAGGGTACTGTGGTCCGGATTTTACATGGTGCAACATGCAAGAAGGGGATGACCGCATTTATCTGAGGTTAGATAGAGCCCTTGCTACTAATGATTGGATTAACTACTTTAATGGAACAAGAGTTCTTCATTTGGTTGAGTCGACTTCCGACCATTGTGCGTTATTAATTGCTGACTCCATAGCTGTGCAGCCCCTTAGGAAGCGTAGATTCCATTTTGAGGAAATGTGGACAAAAAAAGAGGAGTGCAAGGAGATCATTAAGAATGCTTGGGAAGGGTGTTTGCACCGGGGTACACCTGAATGCATATCCTCAGGTATTCAAAACTGTGCAGCTGATCTGGCAAGATGGAATAAGTCGGTGTTTGGGTATGTACCGAAGCAAATTTAG